In a genomic window of Helianthus annuus cultivar XRQ/B chromosome 10, HanXRQr2.0-SUNRISE, whole genome shotgun sequence:
- the LOC110880498 gene encoding protein FAR1-RELATED SEQUENCE 5-like: MFQQWEDVVEMYDLYAEHCGFSTRLGTIKRKKGAITHHYIVCSNHGKPHSQNRNFDTLNETSLKIRQSTFRVCDCKACICVKFDQTSRGWVLYHFEENHYHPMVPVHSRDLTKRRRSLDFFTKEFIHRASLSKVGPSVAHRLQVNLRRGGNHNVKGTADNFRNFASRVRMFIGDRDTHLVIENMKDQVDHLPNYTFKYSMENGEIRHMFWADEISKINYQVFGNVLAFDATYQTNKYNLIFVPFTGIDNNKRCVTFGAGLLFCETIEAYTWLLKAFLEAHNKQPTPVLTDQDPALRQAVAAVFDRSLHRLCMWHIMKKLTSKIAGEVAHNSEFRAAIHKLVWNIYIKPETFERRWGKLLEKYGLEDHEWLRDM; encoded by the exons ATGTTTCAGCAATGGGAGGACGTTGTCGAGATGTACGATCTGTACGCAGAGCACTGTGGGTTTTCGACTAGGCTTGGAACAATTAAGAGAAAGAAAGGAGCCATCACGCACCACTACATTGTTTGTTCCAACCACGGGAAGCCGCATAGCCAGAATAGGAACTTCGACACCCTTAACGAGACATCGCTGAAGATAAGGCAGTCCACTTTCCGTGTATGTGACTGTAAAGCCTGTATATGTGTGAAGTTCGATCAGACGTCGCGCGGTTGGGTTTTGTATCACTTCGAAGAGAACCATTACCATCCAATGGTCCCAGTGCATAGTAGAGATCTAACGAAAAGACGGCGGAGTCTTGATTTTTTTACCAAAGAATTCATCCATCGAGCGAGTCTTAGCAAGGTTGGTCCGTCGGTGGCCCATAGACTCCAAGTAAACCTTAGGAGGGGGGGGAACCACAACGTGAAAGGTACCGCAGACAACTTTAGGAACTTTGCATCTAGGGTTCGCATGTTCATTGGTGACAGGGACACGCACTTGGTGATCGAGAATATGAAAGATCAGGTGGACCACTTGCCGAACTACACTTTTAAGTACAGCATGGAAAACGGTGAGATTCGACACATGTTCTGGGCGGATGAAATTTCGAAGATCAACTATCAAGTTTTCGGCAACGTCCTCGCGTTTGACGCTACTTACCAAACCAACAA GTACAATCTGATCTTCGTTCCTTTCACCGGGATCGACAACAACAAGCGGTGCGTCACTTTTGGAGCTGGCCTTTTGTTTTGTGAGACAATTGAGGCGTACACGTGGCTGCTAAAGGCTTTTCTCGAGGCGCACAACAAACAGCCCACCCCGGTGCTAACTGACCAAGACCCGGCCCTGCGACAAGCTGTGGCTGCTGTGTTCGATCGGTCTCTTCATCGCTTGTGCATGTGGCACATCATGAAGAAATTAACTTCCAAG ATTGCAGGCGAGGTCGCACATAACTCTGAATTCAGGGCTGCCATACATAAACTTGTATGGAACATTTATATTAAACCGGAGACATTCGAGAGGAGGTGGGGGAAGCTGCTAGAGAAGTATGGGCTCGAAGATCACGAGTGGCTGAGAGACATGTAG
- the LOC110880499 gene encoding protein FAR1-RELATED SEQUENCE 5 codes for MHVDCSRSSEAPVRSPDVVVSNNFMNHAFNDDQVMDTEEASQDSQMDAMTLAVSGSSHGPSMFAESSLGQLDGPSNPYFVFDTPQGTRYWIPNVADKFIPVCGKTYLTFQDVLSMYELYALEAGFSVKKGQTKVWNGIPTHKYLRCSKYGKPQPKRTFDTLDESSVKHRRTTFTWCDCKASILVSISNDSYTVLSFNDIHNHELVESYNRDLSKISRKLSFSTKQFIHNMSLNRIGPMRSYRCLVALKGGHHNVNGTPVDFKNFSHQLRIFIGERDAQVFLERLRERYDNLPNFFFDYTVSNGKLSSVFWADEISKLNYKAFGDVLAFDATYSTNRYKMVFVPFTGVDHHFQCVTFGAGLISTESIESYVWLLKAFLKEHGTQPTLVLSDQDPSMLQAVPMVFTESRHRLCMWHIMKKLPSKISADVLDNTDLRSCIHRLVWNVYIKPETFESRWNDLLQTFGLQDHSWLNDMYNIKHLWVPAYFRELPMCCLMKTTSRCESSNAAFKVNSTSANTLVQFMMCFENRVDSQRYRQRVSEFKTSSTMFTGSTDLALEQHAFAIYTNAVFAQVQKEIIKGKFLCYITNQSETSDSSLLIDVTHLDKRNNITNVYQVTHVRLRITMWINRPVAHAGISYVLDICVAMSFVSIA; via the exons ATGCATGTTGATTGTTCTCGGTCATCTGAAGCCCCTGTTAGATCCCCGGATGTTGTGGTATCCAACAATTTCATGAACCACGCGTTTAATGATGACCAGGTTATGGATACTGAAGAAG CATCCCAAGATTCCCAGATGGATGCCATGACTCTTGCTGTTTCTGGATCATCTCATGGTCCTTCTATGTTTGCTGAATCATCACTCGGCCAGTTAGACG GTCCTTCGAATCCATACTTTGTTTTTGATACCCCTCAGGGAACCCGTTACTGGATTCCTAATGTTGCTGATAAGTTCATTCCAGTGTGTGGCAAAACTTATCTAACCTTTCAGGATGTTCTTTCCATGTATGAACTTTATGCGCTTGAAGCAGGTTTTTCTGTAAAAAAAGGGCAAACCAAAGTCTGGAATGGAATTCCCACACACAAGTATCTCCGATGCTCAAAATATGGAAAACCCCAACCAAAGAGGACTTTTGATACCCTAGATGAATCTTCTGTTAAGCACCGGAGGACCACCTTCACATGGTGTGACTGTAAGGCAAGCATACTAGTCTCGATCTCGAACGATTCATACACAGTTCTGAGTTTCAATGATATTCATAATCATGAACTTGTTGAGAGTTACAACCGTGATCTTAGCAAGATATCACGGAAACTGTCATTCTCCACGAAACAATTCATTCATAACATGAGTCTAAACCGCATCGGACCAATGAGGTCTTATAGGTGTCTTGTAGCCTTAAAAGGAGGGCATCACAATGTCAATGGGACACCGGTCGATTTTAAAAACTTTAGCCACCAGCTGCGAATTTTTATTGGTGAACGCGACGCACAAGTTTTCCTTGAACGCTTGCGTGAGCGTTATGACAACCTACCCAACTTCTTTTTTGATTACACTGTATCAAACGGAAAGTTGTCATCTGTATTCTGGGCTGATGAGATTTCAAAGCTTAACTACAAAGCTTTTGGCGATGTCCTAGCGTTTGACGCAACTTACAGCACAAACAG GTACAAGATGGTTTTTGTGCCATTCACGGGTGTGGATCATCATTTCCAATGTGTTACATTTGGAGCGGGTTTGATATCAACCGAGTCAATTGAATCTTACGTGTGGTTGCTTAAGGCTTTCTTGAAGGAACACGGTACTCAACCAACTCTTGTGCTGAGTGATCAAGACCCATCCATGCTACAAGCTGTTCCTATGGTCTTTACCGAATCACGACACCGTCTATGCATGTGGCATATAATGAAAAAACTACCCTCCAAG ATCTCTGCCGATGTGCTCGATAACACTGATCTTCGGTCCTGCATTCATCGTTTGGTTTGGAATGTTTATATCAAACCTGAAACGTTTGAGTCCCGCTGGAATGACCTCCTACAAACATTTGGGCTTCAAGACCACAGCTGGTTGAACGACATGTACAACATCAAACATCTCTGGGTACCAGCCTACTTTAGAGAACTGCCCATGtgttgcttgatgaagaccaCCTCCCGCTGTGAAAGCTCTAACGCTGCCTTCAAGGTTAACTCAACAAGCGCAAACACCCTTGTACAATTTATGATGTGCTTTGAAAATAGGGTAGACAGCCAACGATATCGTCAACGTGTTTCGGAGTTCAAAACCTCTTCCACAATGTTCACTGGCAGTACTGATTTAGCGTTAGAACAACACGCGTTCGCCATTTACACAAACGCTGTTTTCGCCCAAGTTCAAAAAGAAATAATTAAAGGGAAGTTTTTATGCTACATCACAAACCAAAGCGAGACCAGCGATTCCAGCCTTCTGATAGACGTCACTCATTTGGATAAAAGGAACAACATCACAAACGTCTATCaggtaacacatgttag GTTACGTATAACAATGTGGATCAATCGGCCAGTTGCTCATGCAGGAATTTCATACGTATTGGATATCTGTGTCGCCATGTCTTTTGTGTCTATCGCTTGA